TTGCTGCATCGCTTCTTGGACGAAGCGAACTGTATTGATATTACGCCGCATTTTATCAGGAGCCATGCCACCAGGGATAATTACGGCATCAAATTCAGATGCGATCGCCTCGGTCGTAGTACCATCAGCTTGAACTGAAAGTCTACCCCGCTTTCCCTTATATTTTTCGTTCATCCGCGAACCGAGGACAAGCACCTCAAACCCTGCTTGTTTTAAGCCGTTGCAAGGAACGGTAAACTCTGCATCTTCTACCGCTTGTTCAATGAGAATAGCTACTTTTTTCTTGCTTGAATGATTATGATTCATAGTCATATTTTCCCTGTGTAATGAGCGCTGCTTCTAAAGATAAAAATTGATAATTAGGCTGAAAATTTGCTGTTAAGCTATGTGCCAAACATTTCTTCATAATCATGTGAGAAATGCTGATGCAATTTAGCAAATGCTTCTGGGTTAATTGCACTTTGCAACACTGCAAAAACAGCACGCACATGAATTGCGGTGGTTGTCGGTTCTAGACTTTCCTTCTGACTCACCCGCATAATAAAATCTTGTAAGCTAAAGCTTTGGTCTGGCTCACCTTCTCTACCTTGTAAACACTTGCTCAATTCCTGGGGTAATTCATGAGCTAATTCTTGAGCTTCTTCCCCAGAAATCCGCTCTTTAATAGTTTCTAAAGTGGCACAGGTAGCTTTTTGTGCCTCGTCACGGGAGTTTGATTGAGCGAGGCTTTGTACATGGGTAATAAATTCGTCGTATTGCACTTTCTACCTCCACTGATACCAATTCAAAATTCGTCTTGAAAAGTTTCCTACGGCGGGAAACCCGCCTAAAGAACTTTCCGCAAAATTCAAAAAAACAGATTTAGTATAGGTTTGGGCGTTGGCATATGTATAATCTTTTTTGTGAAATGGTATGAGAAAAACCAAGGTGAAAAAATAGATTTTTCAAATAAAAGTAAATAAGTATAAATACATCTTTAATCAATAGCAAAAGTAATTATGAGCTAAAAGACTTTAAATAAATTATTTTTGGGTTAAAAACTCTTAGCTCATAACTAACTGATTCAACTACAAGTGGCTTGACCTTGATTTCACATTTCTCAGATTAGGCTGGAATAGCTAGTTTTACGTCGTTCTCAAGAGATAGATCCTTTTATTTCTAAAGTTGTACACCTTATGTAAGACAACTTAAGGAAAATAAAAGGCTATTGTGAAAATATAGAAAATGAGAAATATTATGACAAAAGAAACTGATAATCAAGAAATTAACTTAGATGATTTGCCACAGGAAGTTACTGAATCCTATGGTACTGGTGTCAAAGACTTACCCGGATACAATCTCGGTACAGGTCATGAGTATACAGAAAGTAGCCCTGAATTTGACATTGGTAATAGTCATGAGGATAATTACTGGGCAGATACAGTAGGTGATGAGGCTGTAGGCGGTACGGTTGCAATGCCTGAGCAAGATGTCACCGAGGAGATAGAAGCGGCTGTAGGCTTGGAAATGAATGATAAATCCTTCCTCCGCACCAATGATATTTTAGAACAGCGTGATGATAAGCGCTGGGAATTAGACCCCAAGTCTTCTGAAGATTACGAAGAACATAGGCCATAACAAATAAAGCCGTTACATATTTGCTGGATGATTTACGGCTTTTGTGGGATGGGCATCTTGCCCGTCCCTTGTATTTTGGGGCGCTCATGATGCCTCTTGATTCAGTAACGCCAAAAGTTCAGCCTGGTAAACAGATAGGGACGCACAGCTAACTGTACGTCCCTATTAAACTAACATCTTTTATTTAATTGTTAGAAGCGGTAGCCTACACCAGTTTGTAAGCTCACAGCATCAGCATCACTATCTTTGTAGGCATCAATACCCCACTTAGCATCACCGTAAATCACGATGTTTTTTGCCACTTCAGATTCAGCACCAAGAGTAACTACAGGTGCATTCTTGTTACCTAACTGGCTGGCTTTCCCTTCATCAGTTTGGAAAGAGTAACCACCACCTATATACACATTAGTATTTTTGGCAATAGGTGCATCATAGGTCAAAATAGGCATGATTGCTGTTGAATCTCCACCAAACAAGGCCGCACCACGAATAGAGACTGGTGTATTGGTGATAGCGTAGCGTCCTTGCACATTTCCACCAAATGTTGCGGCATCGTTTTGTCTGCCGCCATTAGTGACTCCAGCGCCAATACCTGCACCAATATAACTACCTGCCAAACCGTTTGTCTGATTATTTTCTGTAGTTTGAGCAGAAGCAATGCCAGCGCTTAAAACTACGGCTGCAACAGCAAATGTAGAGGCGGCAATTTTTGCGAGTTTCATATTCTTCTTCTCCCCACCGGGGTTTTGTTTTCTCTTTGTTTTCTATTACTAGAATCTCTTTTTTTACTCGATTAGAACTCATACATTTAGATCACCTGATTGGGTGATTTTTAACTCACCCTATTGGTAATGCAAGCTCAACTAAATAAATCTTTTGTTGTGAAACTTATATTGATAATAAAAAACCTCCAGCTATAGACAAGAAAACTGGAGGAAGAATTGACAAAATGTTTAAATTTACAAGCTACTTTGAGCCAACTTTTTCAGGTAGGTTACGCGGTGGTATGATTCGTCCTTCGTAAAATTGTTTCTGAAGATTATTTAATGCCAACCATGCAGCACCAAAAGCAAGTGGTGTAACTGTCTCCAGGAAAAGAACAGGAATTGATTGAATATCCAAAAATAAACTGAGTAGAGGGTAACTTGCCAAGGAAACACCAGCTATTACTCCACTCCAGAACTTCAACTTTTGGATGTTCTTTAAAGCCTTTCTACAACTAGCACATTTTGTTGTGTGAGAGTAATATCTTTCTAGGAGTTGTTCTTTGGGTATGGCTGGAGAAAAGGCTTCTCCAGGAAATGGTTCAGCGTTGTAATTGTTTCGCAACTGATGCAATTCAAAAACAAAACTATCGGCTTTTGTTGGTAAGTAAAATGCTTTAGCGAAATTAGGACTACCACCTTTAGCTTGAAGATATCGTTCTTGATAATGGAGGAAAATTTGATCGTCTTCTAAAACACCATTTTGACCCAAGTGATTGTACCAACGTGGTCTAAGCTTGATGAAAATACTCGGCAGTTTAGAAGCAAATTTGAAGGGAAAACGAGCAAACAAACGACACTCGCCTTTACGAATGGGCGTGGCGTAAACAACTGTGAGAATACGCGCTTTTTCACTGTTGATATCATGCCACATTAAAGACGGGGCAACGAAGGTTGTAGATATTTCTGATTGTCCGGGTTTGATACCTTGATGCCAAACGCCTTTAAACCCATGTTTATCTGATTTAACTACCTCTAATTCCAAAGGTGCAGCGTTTTTTCTATTCCCAACTGTCTGATGATGAGTGTAGGCCACATGGCTGGGGTCTAGTATGTTTTCTAGAAGTGTCAGTGCATCATAAGGCACATCTCTAAAGGTATTCATGACTACCCAATCATCAGATCCATCTTGCAATGGTTCCACTACAGGAATTTTAGTTTTGACAGCGTTGTCTGAGTTGCCAATATAGACAAATAACATCCCCTGACATTCGGTTGTAGGATAAGATGCTACACAAGCGCGTTTGGAAGTTTGGGCTTGTCCGCCTTGGGGTTGTTGGGGTATATGCTGACAGCTACCGTCA
Above is a genomic segment from Nostoc sp. MS1 containing:
- a CDS encoding DUF6335 family protein, whose translation is MTKETDNQEINLDDLPQEVTESYGTGVKDLPGYNLGTGHEYTESSPEFDIGNSHEDNYWADTVGDEAVGGTVAMPEQDVTEEIEAAVGLEMNDKSFLRTNDILEQRDDKRWELDPKSSEDYEEHRP
- a CDS encoding outer membrane beta-barrel protein; the encoded protein is MKLAKIAASTFAVAAVVLSAGIASAQTTENNQTNGLAGSYIGAGIGAGVTNGGRQNDAATFGGNVQGRYAITNTPVSIRGAALFGGDSTAIMPILTYDAPIAKNTNVYIGGGYSFQTDEGKASQLGNKNAPVVTLGAESEVAKNIVIYGDAKWGIDAYKDSDADAVSLQTGVGYRF
- a CDS encoding Rieske 2Fe-2S domain-containing protein — encoded protein: MLDINQTLEKETTEEILPGGSDPYTFDWQEAWYPVHYLEDLDKSKPTPFTLLGKDIVIWWEQKSQSWQAFIDECPHRLAPLSEGRINEDGLLECPYHGWTFSGDGSCQHIPQQPQGGQAQTSKRACVASYPTTECQGMLFVYIGNSDNAVKTKIPVVEPLQDGSDDWVVMNTFRDVPYDALTLLENILDPSHVAYTHHQTVGNRKNAAPLELEVVKSDKHGFKGVWHQGIKPGQSEISTTFVAPSLMWHDINSEKARILTVVYATPIRKGECRLFARFPFKFASKLPSIFIKLRPRWYNHLGQNGVLEDDQIFLHYQERYLQAKGGSPNFAKAFYLPTKADSFVFELHQLRNNYNAEPFPGEAFSPAIPKEQLLERYYSHTTKCASCRKALKNIQKLKFWSGVIAGVSLASYPLLSLFLDIQSIPVLFLETVTPLAFGAAWLALNNLQKQFYEGRIIPPRNLPEKVGSK
- a CDS encoding DUF2267 domain-containing protein, producing MQYDEFITHVQSLAQSNSRDEAQKATCATLETIKERISGEEAQELAHELPQELSKCLQGREGEPDQSFSLQDFIMRVSQKESLEPTTTAIHVRAVFAVLQSAINPEAFAKLHQHFSHDYEEMFGT